In a genomic window of Cuculus canorus isolate bCucCan1 chromosome 4, bCucCan1.pri, whole genome shotgun sequence:
- the GIMD1 gene encoding GTPase IMAP family member GIMD1 gives MADSNEMTINLIVLGRTQTGKSAAGNSLLGSSDFESHWSPSSVTTCCSLGRSCRISGIMRRNGCELALRVQVLDTPSYPHSDLRKEHVRDRVRSALAHHFGKEGLHLALLVLRADLPLCPDERDHTVQFIQELLGPTWKDFTAVLLTHADKAEEAGFSEEAYLHSASSTLLSLLSSVQHKYIFLDNQKNIIKEERAIVLRKLLNFIRQNNYRVLPVKHSKE, from the exons ATGGCAGACAGCAATGAGATGACCATCAACCTTATTGTCCTTGGAAGAACTCAGACTGGCAAAAGTGCTGCTGGGAACAGCCTGCTGGGCAGCTCAGACTTTGAGAGTCATTGGTCCCCAAGCTCTGTGACTACATGCTGCAGCCTTGGACGCAGCTGCCGCATTTCGGGGATTATGCGACGAAATGGCTGTGAGTTAGCTCTCCGTGTTCAAGTACTTGACACCCCAAGCTACCCTCACAGTGACCTGAGAAAAGAGCACGTGAGAGACAGAGTAAGATCAGCCCTTGCTCACCACTTCGGGAAGGAAGGCCTGCATCTAGCTCTCTTGGTCCTGAGGGCTGACTTGCCTCTATGTCCAGATGAAAGAGATCACACAGTTCAATTCATCCAG GAACTTCTGGGTCCCACATGGAAGGATTTCACTGCAGTTCTACTTACTCATGCAGACAAGGCAGAAGAGGCTGGATTCAGTGAGGAAGCATATTTGCACAGTGCCTCAAGTACACTGTTGTCACTTTTGAGCTCGGTAcagcataaatatattttcctagACAACCAGAAGAACATAATTAAAGAGGAAAGAGCTATTGTCTTGAGAAAGCTCTTGAATTTTATACGACAAAATAATTATCGAGTGCTTCCAGTTAAGCACAGCAAGGAATAA